From the Cyanobium sp. M30B3 genome, the window TGTGCGTTGCATCTGCTGCTCCAGGGTGCTGATCGAGGCGTCGAGGGCGGCCAGCTGCCGCTCCACACCGTCGCGCCAGAAGCGCAGCATCCGCAGGCGGCGCTCCTGGTAACGACGCATGGCCTGGTGGGGATCACCGTCTGGTCCTGGGCAACACCCGAAGAGGGGAATCATGGATCTATGCTCCGGAACGTTCTTTTTA encodes:
- a CDS encoding sigma factor SigF, producing MIPLFGCCPGPDGDPHQAMRRYQERRLRMLRFWRDGVERQLAALDASISTLEQQMQRTPQEPQA